In one Candidatus Cloacimonas sp. genomic region, the following are encoded:
- the gmk gene encoding guanylate kinase has product MISKIPNFLIILSAPSGGGKSTILNEILKVSDNIDYSISYTTRQPRGTEQNGIHYHFVSEQDFLKRKEEGDFLECAQVFGNWYGTSKSFIKSQLAKKHHVILDIDVQGASLISASDIPYVKIFILPPSMDVLKQRLILRATDCDDEITKRLQIARTEVTHISEYDYLVINDELKTAIEDVLAIIRAEENRVNRYLNPIADFIGEE; this is encoded by the coding sequence GTGATCTCCAAAATCCCCAACTTTCTGATTATCCTTTCCGCACCCTCAGGGGGTGGAAAAAGTACCATTTTGAACGAGATCTTGAAGGTTTCGGATAATATTGATTATTCCATTTCTTATACCACGCGCCAGCCGCGGGGAACAGAACAAAATGGAATTCATTATCACTTTGTAAGTGAGCAAGATTTTTTAAAACGCAAGGAAGAAGGCGATTTTTTAGAATGCGCACAGGTCTTCGGAAATTGGTATGGTACTTCTAAAAGCTTTATTAAAAGCCAGTTGGCAAAGAAGCATCATGTTATTTTAGATATTGATGTGCAAGGTGCTTCTCTGATCAGCGCTTCTGATATTCCTTATGTAAAAATTTTTATTCTGCCTCCTTCGATGGATGTGTTAAAACAGCGTTTGATTTTACGAGCTACGGATTGTGATGACGAAATTACCAAACGCCTCCAAATTGCCCGCACAGAAGTTACTCATATTTCCGAATATGATTATTTGGTTATTAATGATGAGCTAAAGACAGCTATTGAAGATGTTTTGGCTATTATCAGAGCAGAAGAAAATCGGGTGAACCGATATCTGAATCCCATTGCTGATTTCATTGGCGAGGAATGA
- a CDS encoding response regulator has translation MKISQRLLLLFIVIALVFGAFFYLFNYIKHKELKVYIEYDNNQQRLALNALIATRNDQQMRFLDEYSINADIYDAVTSHNIPRTEKLLTPLISSFGYNLVQVYDTDKNLLLNLYSESHPELETVLTEPILLDSLKQGKAVQHFSRYQHLILENSVGSIHSASDSMREGKVGGYLLIAQIWDQKRLSEFTKLLDLSVTLSLSKPVPEKNSSKDHYKTVITFPLNDLNGYEIAWLNFTRSNPYLRQLRSLGNLILFGTLGFIFIFLLLQFILIQQWINSPLQLISSSLSNDDPEYIKPLVEKNNEFGAIALLIEKFFAQKEQLVQEIEERTRTEMKLREAEEQTQKILLTSPEAIIVTDLQGSVISINAEGLKMLGLENEDSILHNVLSAKDIVPHWEQRSLYQMFSQLRKGIPVRNLEITFDNGKGINFPCLISASVITDEEGNPSKLIFIARDITELKNLERQLRQSQKMESIGTLAGGIAHDFNNIITIIAGYIALARGKINDPETAVLDLNQAIKACLRGKSLIGKILTFSRQSEPDVEQVCVKEVIEDALPMIRATLPSNIYIETEIDCNRYIMADVTELQQVLINLANNAFHAMRPDGGTLSIKLNEISGFELIGIDPHIELERDYLHLEVSDTGFGIAPEIINRIFDPYFSTKAAGEGTGLGLSIVHGIVTGYKGFITVHSIQGEGTSFHIFLPIVNAPEEVRQEEQPKTYPFIPAKLMVVDDEPDLADIFSQALTNAGYMVQSFNNSNQAIDAFESNPENFDLVIADITMPQLDGMKLTSRIKAKRNIPVILYTGFSDHNVQQRAAEAKVDKLLSKPLLPDELVNEVQKLLYLINFGEDEEIKPDYS, from the coding sequence GTGAAAATATCCCAACGCTTATTACTGCTCTTTATTGTTATAGCTCTTGTATTCGGAGCTTTCTTCTATCTGTTCAATTATATCAAACATAAAGAGCTGAAAGTTTACATTGAATACGATAATAATCAGCAACGCCTTGCCCTGAATGCTTTAATTGCCACCCGAAATGATCAGCAGATGCGATTTTTGGATGAATACAGCATAAACGCAGATATATACGATGCCGTTACTTCCCATAATATTCCTCGCACCGAGAAATTGCTTACTCCTTTGATCAGTTCTTTTGGCTACAATCTGGTTCAGGTTTACGATACAGATAAAAATCTGCTCTTGAATCTCTACAGTGAATCCCATCCCGAATTAGAAACAGTGCTTACAGAACCGATTTTACTTGATTCTCTGAAACAAGGAAAAGCAGTTCAACATTTTTCCCGCTATCAGCATTTAATTCTGGAAAATTCCGTAGGCAGCATTCATTCCGCCAGTGATTCTATGCGCGAAGGAAAAGTAGGTGGCTATCTACTTATTGCCCAAATTTGGGATCAAAAACGGCTAAGTGAATTTACAAAGCTTCTTGATCTTAGCGTAACCTTAAGTTTAAGCAAGCCCGTCCCGGAAAAAAATAGTAGCAAAGACCATTATAAAACGGTAATCACTTTTCCTTTAAATGATCTCAACGGCTACGAAATTGCTTGGCTTAATTTTACCCGTTCCAATCCCTATCTTAGGCAGTTGCGTTCATTGGGAAATTTGATTCTTTTCGGAACTTTGGGATTCATCTTTATCTTTTTGCTGCTTCAATTTATCCTTATTCAACAGTGGATTAATTCCCCTCTGCAATTGATTTCCAGTTCCTTAAGTAATGATGATCCAGAATACATAAAACCGCTGGTGGAAAAGAATAACGAATTCGGAGCCATCGCCCTATTGATAGAAAAGTTTTTCGCTCAAAAAGAACAATTAGTTCAGGAAATTGAAGAGCGGACTCGCACTGAAATGAAGCTTAGAGAAGCAGAAGAACAAACCCAAAAAATACTTTTAACTTCTCCCGAAGCCATTATCGTTACCGATTTGCAGGGAAGTGTAATAAGCATCAATGCCGAGGGGCTAAAAATGCTGGGGCTGGAAAATGAAGACAGTATCTTGCATAATGTTCTTTCCGCCAAAGATATTGTTCCGCATTGGGAACAGCGTTCTCTTTATCAAATGTTCTCCCAATTACGCAAAGGCATACCCGTTAGAAATTTAGAAATCACTTTCGATAACGGCAAGGGCATCAATTTCCCCTGTCTGATTAGTGCTTCTGTCATTACTGACGAAGAGGGAAACCCTTCCAAACTAATTTTTATTGCGCGGGATATAACTGAACTGAAAAATTTGGAACGCCAGCTGCGTCAGTCACAAAAAATGGAATCCATTGGCACTTTAGCCGGTGGCATAGCACACGATTTTAACAACATTATAACAATCATAGCCGGTTACATTGCTTTAGCCAGAGGCAAAATTAACGACCCAGAAACGGCAGTCCTCGATTTAAATCAGGCAATTAAGGCCTGTTTAAGAGGAAAAAGCTTGATCGGCAAGATCCTAACCTTCAGCCGTCAAAGTGAACCGGATGTAGAACAGGTCTGCGTAAAAGAAGTAATTGAAGATGCTCTGCCAATGATTAGAGCAACCTTGCCTTCCAATATTTACATCGAAACAGAGATAGATTGTAATCGTTACATTATGGCAGATGTAACTGAACTGCAACAAGTTCTGATTAATCTTGCCAACAACGCATTTCATGCTATGCGACCCGATGGCGGAACTCTTTCCATCAAGCTAAATGAAATTTCGGGATTTGAACTTATTGGCATAGACCCTCATATAGAATTGGAAAGGGACTATTTACATTTGGAAGTTAGTGATACAGGATTTGGCATCGCACCTGAAATTATCAATCGTATTTTTGACCCCTATTTCAGTACCAAAGCAGCAGGAGAAGGAACGGGTTTGGGTTTATCCATTGTGCACGGAATCGTAACCGGTTACAAAGGATTTATCACTGTCCACAGCATTCAGGGCGAAGGAACCAGTTTTCACATTTTTCTGCCTATCGTAAATGCCCCGGAAGAAGTCAGACAAGAAGAACAGCCCAAAACATATCCTTTTATTCCTGCCAAACTAATGGTTGTAGATGATGAACCAGATTTGGCTGATATCTTCAGTCAGGCATTGACCAACGCTGGCTATATGGTTCAATCCTTCAATAATTCAAATCAAGCCATTGATGCTTTCGAATCCAATCCGGAAAATTTTGATTTGGTCATTGCCGACATAACTATGCCTCAGCTGGATGGAATGAAACTTACTTCCAGAATCAAAGCCAAAAGGAACATTCCTGTTATTCTTTACACTGGATTCAGCGATCATAATGTTCAACAACGAGCCGCCGAGGCAAAAGTTGATAAATTATTAAGCAAACCCCTTTTACCGGATGAGCTGGTTAACGAAGTGCAAAAATTGTTATATCTTATCAATTTCGGGGAGGATGAAGAAATCAAACCCGATTATTCTTGA
- a CDS encoding response regulator, giving the protein MSATKKILVVDDEQNVRDLFRAFLDDLGYSVTTAVDGIDALDKIIKDRYDLYIVDIYMPRMGGLELITRLKELHPSAVIIVTTGYSGLDVDFRSIRNAAFMYLAKPIQPDELIRAVEAGLAHSGDHSKSPTAMIMEETGPTDKMPEKLLLHGFSLEQELQFKSMGITTEYKAGESITMDKEDGSMIFVERGFVNVYYNTDLVDTLREGDIWGEETFINPSALFTTLRANSDAIIRYFPRKKLIEYFTYSDKNLTDRYTINLIQCMYIKWRRSIVRLALATRTIAVEQDI; this is encoded by the coding sequence ATGAGCGCAACAAAAAAAATCCTGGTTGTAGATGACGAACAGAATGTGCGGGATTTGTTCCGTGCGTTTTTGGATGACCTGGGCTATTCAGTTACTACCGCAGTGGATGGTATTGATGCTTTGGATAAAATAATCAAAGATAGATATGATCTCTACATTGTGGATATCTATATGCCTCGCATGGGGGGTCTGGAACTTATTACGCGTTTGAAAGAGCTGCACCCTTCGGCAGTAATAATCGTTACTACTGGCTATTCCGGTTTGGATGTTGACTTTCGGAGTATTCGTAATGCGGCTTTTATGTATCTGGCAAAACCAATTCAGCCAGATGAATTAATTAGAGCCGTGGAAGCTGGTTTAGCGCATAGCGGAGATCATAGTAAGAGCCCTACGGCAATGATTATGGAAGAAACAGGCCCTACCGATAAGATGCCGGAGAAGCTACTACTGCATGGTTTTTCACTGGAACAAGAACTGCAATTCAAAAGCATGGGCATAACTACAGAATATAAAGCAGGCGAAAGTATCACAATGGATAAAGAAGATGGCTCTATGATTTTCGTAGAACGGGGCTTTGTGAATGTATATTATAATACAGACCTGGTAGATACTTTAAGAGAAGGAGATATTTGGGGAGAAGAGACCTTTATAAACCCAAGCGCTTTGTTTACAACTCTAAGAGCAAACAGCGATGCAATTATTCGTTATTTCCCCCGCAAAAAATTGATTGAATATTTCACTTACAGCGATAAGAATTTAACTGACCGCTATACAATCAATCTAATTCAATGTATGTATATTAAATGGCGTAGAAGTATTGTTCGCCTTGCACTGGCTACTCGAACTATTGCAGTGGAACAGGATATATAA
- the gcvH gene encoding glycine cleavage system protein GcvH, translating to MTIPDDLFYTETHEWVRIDGDSAIVGISDFAQHELGEIVFVELPEIGHNVAAGEPCGSIEAVKAAEDLISPISGKVEEKNNELEDSPDLINKSPYEEGWLFKIKLSNKDEMENLLSAAEYQKLIP from the coding sequence ATGACAATCCCGGATGATCTATTTTACACTGAGACCCATGAATGGGTTCGTATTGATGGCGATTCTGCCATTGTCGGTATTAGCGATTTTGCTCAACACGAGCTGGGTGAAATTGTTTTTGTTGAACTGCCGGAAATTGGACATAATGTGGCAGCCGGTGAACCCTGTGGTTCCATAGAAGCCGTAAAAGCAGCTGAAGATTTAATTAGCCCCATTAGTGGCAAAGTGGAAGAAAAGAACAACGAATTGGAAGATAGCCCAGATTTAATCAATAAATCCCCTTACGAAGAGGGTTGGCTGTTCAAAATCAAGCTTTCCAATAAAGATGAGATGGAAAACCTGCTTAGTGCGGCAGAATATCAAAAATTAATTCCTTGA
- a CDS encoding ATPase, T2SS/T4P/T4SS family: MRLSFTEALSREIPDYYQGMEACDIINQWLIHHTDQESECRDLLKLILMKARELSASDVDLGAPGCNNKVWMRIFGSKKPVEDLGDFTFVESNALIISWLTPVQRQRLFSQKSLDFPLAFKVGNQDVRFRGTAYFDRNYLGANFRRINDFIFSMEDLGIPEPIVNRMNLKYEKTGLILITGITGSGKSSTLDAIIDMNNRNNAAAIIAIESPIEYVHNSKQSLVRHREVGIDVLSFEHGAIEALRQDPDIIVIGEMRDPQTIATVLEITDSGHKAFTTLHTSSAIDSIHRIVAEFPPDSQERIRNRLADVLTVIMSQKLVPTVDGKLALAKEILSVDSSVQAAIRNKNIGEIYQMMVEGRRTGMCTLEQDLKELFRKGIITQQAAINFANNKKRMQQLLTML, translated from the coding sequence ATGCGTTTAAGTTTTACTGAGGCATTAAGTAGGGAAATTCCTGATTATTATCAGGGGATGGAAGCGTGCGATATTATCAATCAATGGTTAATTCATCATACCGATCAGGAAAGTGAATGCCGTGATTTATTGAAATTAATTTTGATGAAAGCAAGGGAATTATCGGCTTCGGATGTTGATTTAGGTGCCCCCGGATGCAATAACAAAGTTTGGATGCGCATCTTTGGCAGCAAAAAGCCAGTGGAAGATTTGGGAGATTTTACTTTTGTAGAATCCAATGCATTAATTATCAGCTGGTTAACACCAGTTCAAAGACAACGCTTGTTCAGTCAAAAGAGCTTGGATTTTCCTCTTGCTTTCAAAGTTGGTAACCAAGATGTTCGTTTCAGAGGAACTGCTTATTTTGATCGTAATTATCTGGGAGCCAATTTCCGTAGAATAAACGATTTTATCTTCAGTATGGAGGACTTAGGCATTCCGGAACCAATCGTAAACCGAATGAATCTGAAATATGAAAAAACAGGTCTGATTTTAATTACGGGAATCACAGGCAGTGGCAAATCGTCCACTTTGGATGCCATAATCGATATGAATAATAGAAATAATGCCGCTGCCATCATTGCGATAGAATCCCCCATAGAGTATGTTCATAATTCTAAACAGAGTTTGGTTCGGCACAGAGAAGTAGGAATAGATGTGCTTTCCTTTGAACATGGGGCAATAGAGGCATTGCGTCAAGATCCCGATATTATTGTGATAGGCGAAATGAGAGATCCCCAAACCATCGCTACGGTTTTGGAAATTACCGATAGCGGTCATAAAGCGTTTACCACTTTACATACGAGCTCTGCCATTGATAGTATTCACCGTATCGTGGCAGAATTTCCTCCCGATTCACAAGAAAGAATCAGAAACCGTTTGGCAGATGTTCTAACTGTGATAATGAGCCAAAAACTTGTCCCTACGGTAGATGGCAAATTGGCTTTGGCAAAGGAGATTCTTTCCGTGGATTCCAGCGTGCAAGCGGCAATCCGCAATAAAAATATCGGAGAGATATATCAAATGATGGTAGAAGGACGCAGAACCGGAATGTGCACTCTGGAACAGGATTTGAAAGAACTGTTTCGGAAGGGGATAATCACTCAACAGGCAGCCATAAACTTCGCCAATAACAAAAAACGAATGCAGCAGCTACTTACAATGTTATAA